Proteins found in one uncultured Desulfuromonas sp. genomic segment:
- a CDS encoding type II toxin-antitoxin system RelE/ParE family toxin, with protein sequence MSKKIKEIIWVGNSKDNLRAFPEDVKDVMGFALHLAQQGGKHPGSKPLKGFKGAGVLEVVDNHDGDTYRAVYTVRIKDKVYVLHAFQKKSKKGIQTPQKDIDLIKYRLKYVETEEGA encoded by the coding sequence ATGTCGAAGAAGATCAAAGAGATTATCTGGGTCGGAAACAGCAAGGACAACCTGCGGGCCTTTCCCGAAGACGTCAAAGACGTTATGGGCTTCGCCCTCCATCTTGCGCAGCAAGGCGGGAAACACCCCGGCAGTAAGCCCCTTAAAGGCTTCAAGGGGGCGGGCGTTCTTGAAGTGGTGGACAATCATGACGGCGATACTTACCGGGCTGTCTATACGGTCCGCATCAAGGATAAAGTCTATGTCCTTCATGCCTTTCAAAAGAAGTCAAAAAAAGGCATCCAGACCCCACAGAAAGACATTGATCTGATCAAGTATCGACTCAAGTATGTTGAAACCGAGGAGGGAGCATAA
- a CDS encoding nucleoside transporter C-terminal domain-containing protein, which translates to MEHILRGSLGIVVLLAIAALLSRNRQAIRWKTVVYGVFLNLLLAFLILNTLPGQRFFELAGQAIVKIVHFSEEGTRFVFGPLYSGFTQIPHFSGWPYAFVLQALLPIVFFAALINVFYYLGIMQKIVALLTIFFSRLLGISSVESLVTAANVFLGQSQSPLVVAPYLKQLNDSQLFLTMVGGMATVGSGMVVVYAGMGAQIEYVLAASIMAAPAAIIFAKMMEPDDGFDICGGEAIEPMPRQGFGANVIDAVGLGAMEGWKAVVGVTVMLLAFISLIHLLDWVIVFISHQTLGLKTLLGWLFTPAAYIIGVPHGDVQQVAQLVGTKTAFNEVVAYSGLKDASLSPKGFMLACFALTGFANFSSIAIQIGCIGELAPSCRGRIAKLGVRAVIAATLANLFSAAIAGMFF; encoded by the coding sequence ATGGAGCACATTTTGCGTGGTAGCCTCGGGATTGTCGTACTACTGGCAATCGCCGCTCTTCTTTCACGCAACCGGCAGGCGATTCGCTGGAAAACCGTCGTCTATGGTGTTTTTCTCAATCTTCTTCTGGCGTTTTTAATCCTCAACACGCTGCCCGGTCAGCGCTTTTTCGAACTGGCCGGGCAGGCGATTGTCAAGATTGTCCACTTCTCTGAAGAGGGCACCCGCTTTGTGTTCGGTCCTCTCTACAGTGGATTTACCCAGATTCCCCATTTCTCCGGCTGGCCTTACGCTTTTGTTCTTCAGGCGCTACTGCCCATCGTCTTTTTTGCCGCATTGATCAATGTTTTCTATTATCTCGGCATCATGCAGAAAATTGTCGCGTTGTTAACGATTTTTTTCTCGCGCCTTCTCGGTATCAGCAGCGTTGAATCCTTGGTGACTGCGGCCAATGTCTTTCTTGGTCAGAGCCAATCGCCGTTGGTGGTAGCCCCTTACCTGAAACAACTCAACGACTCACAGCTGTTTTTGACCATGGTCGGCGGCATGGCTACGGTTGGCTCCGGCATGGTGGTGGTCTATGCGGGCATGGGAGCGCAAATCGAATATGTGCTGGCCGCCAGTATTATGGCGGCACCGGCGGCGATCATTTTTGCCAAAATGATGGAACCGGACGATGGATTCGATATCTGCGGAGGCGAAGCCATCGAGCCGATGCCCCGACAGGGCTTCGGTGCCAATGTCATCGACGCCGTCGGCTTGGGCGCCATGGAAGGATGGAAGGCCGTGGTCGGTGTGACCGTGATGCTGTTGGCCTTTATTTCGTTAATCCATCTGCTTGACTGGGTGATCGTCTTTATCTCTCATCAGACGCTGGGTCTTAAAACTCTGCTGGGCTGGTTGTTCACCCCGGCCGCCTATATTATTGGCGTGCCGCATGGCGATGTCCAGCAGGTGGCACAATTGGTCGGCACCAAGACCGCGTTCAATGAAGTGGTGGCTTACAGTGGGCTTAAAGATGCTTCGCTCAGTCCAAAGGGGTTTATGCTCGCCTGTTTCGCCCTGACCGGGTTTGCCAATTTCTCCTCCATCGCCATCCAGATCGGCTGTATTGGTGAACTGGCTCCCTCCTGCCGGGGCCGGATTGCCAAACTAGGCGTGCGTGCGGTGATTGCCGCGACTCTGGCCAATCTGTTTTCCGCTGCCATCGCTGGGATGTTTTTCTAA
- a CDS encoding site-specific integrase, with product MASLDQLQKSGEPGVFYREHPTRKNGVRKDRQWIIRQTLGGKTRLSTLGWWSQGFSMGDAINKAHEYREHFKWNNDNPDQRPKPICKQDEDDAAAELAAQIERQKQKKQQENMSISQLWEDVYLPAAQQTKKPRTVGSEEALYKKWIESPLGKKRITDLLPLDFSRLSKKIISSGRSPRTVHYVVSIILQMWNVAFDNKLVNVQPPRRKTLNLPSIDNERTRAFTLEEAQQFLAALQKRSQLWHDISLLSLLTGMRASEIYKLKLQDIDLERALLYLRTPKKSRSQHLQISDAAKDHIQAMLTRREKLLDDLEECKTDLLVFSKTGGQIKEVSDTVQRTIDDLGLNDNVEKKDRLTFHSLRHTTATWLLEKGEDIYRVSKLLRHTTVRMTEQRYSHISNDTIKRTANGIGELLNAKSKTVTKKKKRLQ from the coding sequence ATGGCGTCACTGGATCAGTTACAAAAAAGTGGTGAACCTGGCGTTTTCTACCGTGAGCATCCGACAAGGAAGAATGGCGTCCGAAAAGATCGCCAGTGGATCATCAGGCAGACCTTGGGAGGGAAAACACGTCTTTCAACCCTTGGTTGGTGGTCTCAGGGGTTCAGCATGGGCGACGCAATCAACAAGGCCCATGAATATCGGGAACACTTCAAATGGAACAACGACAACCCCGACCAAAGGCCAAAACCGATATGCAAGCAGGATGAAGACGACGCAGCGGCAGAACTGGCCGCCCAAATTGAGCGCCAGAAGCAAAAAAAGCAGCAAGAAAACATGAGCATCAGCCAGCTATGGGAAGACGTTTACCTCCCCGCAGCTCAGCAAACAAAAAAGCCCCGCACCGTGGGCAGCGAAGAAGCGCTTTATAAAAAGTGGATCGAAAGCCCATTAGGAAAAAAGCGGATAACAGATTTACTCCCTCTGGATTTCAGCAGACTATCGAAGAAGATTATCAGCTCTGGCCGGTCTCCCCGCACCGTGCATTATGTTGTCAGTATCATTTTGCAAATGTGGAATGTTGCCTTCGACAATAAGCTTGTGAACGTCCAACCTCCACGGCGCAAGACCCTAAACCTTCCATCCATTGACAATGAACGCACAAGGGCTTTTACGCTAGAAGAAGCGCAACAATTTCTAGCCGCCCTACAGAAACGAAGCCAGTTGTGGCACGACATCAGCTTGCTATCGCTGCTAACCGGAATGAGGGCTTCTGAAATCTACAAACTGAAGCTGCAAGACATTGACCTTGAACGCGCCCTGCTCTACTTACGCACCCCGAAAAAAAGCCGGTCCCAACACCTGCAAATCAGCGACGCGGCCAAAGATCACATTCAAGCTATGCTGACACGGCGGGAAAAACTGCTTGATGACCTCGAAGAATGCAAAACCGACCTGCTTGTTTTCAGCAAGACCGGCGGCCAGATCAAGGAAGTATCTGACACGGTACAACGGACCATTGACGACCTGGGCTTAAATGACAACGTTGAAAAGAAAGACCGGCTCACCTTCCACAGTTTGAGACACACAACAGCCACCTGGTTGCTTGAAAAGGGCGAGGACATTTACCGCGTGTCAAAACTGCTCAGACATACAACCGTCCGCATGACAGAGCAACGCTATTCACATATATCCAACGACACGATAAAGCGCACGGCAAACGGCATCGGGGAATTGCTTAATGCAAAGTCTAAAACAGTGACTAAGAAGAAAAAGCGCCTTCAATAA
- a CDS encoding Fic family protein produces MTLENKIEQVDRQQQEINQLRPLGRESLLQLRDYYRIGLTYSSNAIEGNTLTESETKVVLEDGLTIGGKPLRDHLEAIGHGDAFNRVCTLSQGQTMDEHSILELHRLFYQRIDSDNAGRYRTKPVIITGTTYTPPPPSKVAAAMQEFTSQIPTQRENLHPVELAGWLHIRLANIHPFIDGNGRTARLLMNLALMQAGYPITIIPPVVRGDYIAALQASNSGNNAPFINLLSNMVWEAQREYLRLVQSLTEE; encoded by the coding sequence ATGACATTGGAAAACAAAATCGAGCAAGTAGACCGGCAACAGCAAGAAATCAATCAACTGCGCCCCCTGGGTCGAGAATCCCTGTTGCAGTTGCGCGATTATTACCGTATTGGCCTCACCTACTCCAGCAACGCCATAGAGGGTAACACCCTGACCGAAAGCGAAACCAAGGTTGTGCTTGAAGACGGCCTGACCATTGGCGGCAAACCCCTACGTGATCACCTTGAAGCCATCGGCCACGGTGACGCATTCAACAGGGTTTGCACTCTTTCACAGGGCCAGACCATGGATGAACACTCGATCCTTGAGCTACACCGGCTTTTTTACCAGCGTATAGACAGCGACAACGCCGGGCGTTACCGCACCAAGCCGGTCATTATCACCGGCACCACTTATACGCCCCCGCCACCATCCAAGGTCGCGGCAGCCATGCAAGAGTTTACCTCGCAGATACCGACACAAAGGGAAAACTTGCACCCCGTAGAGCTTGCCGGATGGCTGCATATCAGGTTGGCCAACATTCACCCGTTCATTGACGGAAACGGCAGAACGGCACGGCTGTTGATGAATCTGGCGCTCATGCAGGCAGGCTACCCCATAACCATCATCCCGCCAGTGGTCAGGGGAGATTATATCGCGGCTCTGCAAGCCTCCAATAGCGGCAACAATGCCCCCTTTATCAATCTGCTATCCAACATGGTTTGGGAGGCACAGCGGGAGTATTTACGGTTGGTGCAGAGCTTGACCGAGGAGTAA
- a CDS encoding helix-turn-helix transcriptional regulator, with the protein MEDTTLEKSSGNVFDDLGLAEPEERLAKADLAMKIAQIINKRHLSQQQAAELLGITQPKVSAILNGQLRGFSLEKLMLLLNALGRDVIITIKPKSRTREHGRLSVACS; encoded by the coding sequence ATGGAAGATACCACGCTCGAAAAAAGCTCAGGAAACGTCTTTGACGATCTTGGCTTAGCTGAGCCGGAAGAACGTCTGGCCAAAGCAGATCTGGCTATGAAAATCGCCCAGATCATCAATAAGCGCCACCTGTCCCAACAACAAGCCGCTGAACTGCTGGGGATCACACAGCCTAAAGTATCGGCCATTCTCAACGGTCAGCTTCGGGGCTTTTCCCTTGAAAAGTTGATGCTGCTACTTAACGCTCTGGGCCGTGACGTTATTATCACCATCAAGCCGAAATCACGCACCCGTGAGCATGGACGGCTCAGTGTCGCCTGTTCCTGA